Proteins encoded together in one Anaerotignum propionicum DSM 1682 window:
- a CDS encoding carbon-nitrogen hydrolase family protein, with protein MKLALIQMQVKSTPEENLVKAKTLLSEAVKESIDIAVFPEMFACPYDNSCFPRFAMDKDDPFLLEIGALAKEYGIYIIAGSVPEKFKDNIYNTSFVFDPKGRRVEKHRKMHLFDIDVEGGQRFMESDVLTPGEDFTTFDTPWGKLGLMICYDIRFPELARLLALQGAKGIIVPAAFNMTTGPAHWELSFRARALDNQLYMAGVAPARDVNASYVAWGHTISTDPWGRVLIQLEEKEEIAFVEWDFEYLEKVRKELPLLKHRRKDLYRLTDISNGCSSRLPEPSLWINK; from the coding sequence ATGAAATTAGCCTTAATTCAGATGCAAGTGAAAAGCACACCCGAAGAGAACCTAGTGAAAGCAAAGACACTTTTGTCCGAGGCAGTAAAGGAGAGCATTGACATTGCCGTTTTTCCCGAAATGTTTGCTTGCCCCTATGACAACAGCTGTTTCCCTCGTTTCGCTATGGATAAGGACGACCCCTTTCTTTTAGAAATAGGCGCATTGGCTAAGGAATATGGAATTTATATTATAGCCGGCTCTGTACCCGAAAAATTTAAGGATAACATCTACAACACCTCTTTTGTATTTGATCCAAAGGGCCGCAGAGTTGAAAAGCATCGTAAAATGCATTTATTTGATATCGATGTGGAGGGCGGCCAGCGGTTTATGGAATCCGACGTTCTAACACCCGGCGAGGATTTTACGACCTTTGATACACCTTGGGGAAAACTAGGACTTATGATTTGTTATGACATTCGTTTCCCTGAGCTAGCACGCCTTTTGGCACTTCAAGGTGCAAAGGGGATTATTGTGCCTGCCGCTTTTAACATGACCACTGGCCCTGCTCATTGGGAGCTTTCCTTCCGTGCAAGGGCGTTAGACAATCAGCTTTATATGGCAGGGGTTGCTCCGGCGAGAGATGTGAACGCATCCTACGTTGCTTGGGGGCACACCATTTCCACCGACCCTTGGGGGCGAGTTCTGATACAGCTTGAGGAAAAAGAAGAAATCGCTTTTGTTGAATGGGATTTTGAATATTTGGAGAAAGTACGCAAAGAGTTACCACTTTTGAAGCATCGTCGCAAGGATTTGTACCGTTTGACGGATATCTCAAATGGATGCAGTTCAAGACTCCCAGAGCCATCACTTTGGATAAATAAGTAA
- a CDS encoding sodium-dependent transporter: MDQQREKFSSRLGFILISAGCAIGLGNVWKFPYITGQYGGAAFVLIYILFLLILGIPIMVTELSVGRASQKSVAMSMDVLEPKGTKWHLFKYFAMAGNYVLMMFYTTVAGWMLYYFIKMSAGGFVGLDKDGIAEIFGSLLQNPTLMVGFMIAVVLIGFGICSQGLQQGVEKITKVMMLLLLLLMVILACRSLFLKGGEEGLRFYLTPDFSALKEFGIVDVLFAALGQAFFTLSIGMGAIAIFGSYIDRSRSLTGEAIFITILDTMVALMAGLIIFPACFAYGINPDAGPSLIFITLPNVFNAMPGGRLWGSLFFLFMCFAAMSTVIAVFQNIISFGTDLTKASRKKVVSINLVAIILLSLPCVLGFNILSGIQPLGEGSSILDFEDFIVSNNILPLGSVVYVLFCSMKIGWGWDNFMAEANSGKGLKFPKSIRFYIQWILPLIVLFVFIMGYKSLFFS, from the coding sequence ATGGATCAGCAAAGAGAAAAATTCTCATCCCGACTGGGCTTCATCCTCATTTCTGCAGGCTGCGCAATCGGTCTGGGTAATGTTTGGAAATTCCCATATATTACGGGGCAATATGGCGGTGCCGCCTTTGTACTCATTTACATTCTGTTTTTACTCATACTCGGCATCCCCATCATGGTAACAGAGCTTTCCGTTGGCCGTGCCAGCCAAAAGAGCGTGGCAATGTCCATGGATGTCTTAGAGCCAAAGGGAACCAAATGGCATTTATTCAAATATTTCGCAATGGCAGGCAATTATGTTTTAATGATGTTTTACACCACAGTTGCTGGGTGGATGCTTTATTATTTCATTAAAATGTCCGCCGGCGGCTTTGTAGGATTAGACAAGGATGGTATTGCCGAAATTTTCGGCTCCTTGCTGCAAAATCCGACTTTAATGGTAGGCTTTATGATTGCAGTTGTTTTAATTGGTTTTGGTATTTGCAGCCAAGGTCTTCAGCAAGGTGTAGAAAAAATTACAAAGGTAATGATGCTCTTACTACTGCTTTTGATGGTAATTCTAGCATGCCGCTCTCTCTTCTTAAAAGGCGGCGAGGAAGGTCTGCGTTTTTATCTAACACCTGATTTCTCCGCTTTAAAGGAATTTGGTATTGTAGATGTTTTATTTGCTGCGTTAGGACAAGCATTCTTTACCCTTAGCATTGGTATGGGTGCCATTGCCATCTTCGGCAGCTATATTGACCGCTCCCGTTCTTTAACAGGGGAAGCCATCTTCATTACCATCTTGGATACCATGGTCGCCCTAATGGCAGGCTTAATTATTTTCCCTGCCTGCTTTGCTTACGGAATCAACCCCGATGCAGGCCCAAGCTTAATTTTTATTACCCTGCCCAATGTGTTTAACGCAATGCCAGGTGGTCGTCTATGGGGTTCTTTATTCTTTTTATTCATGTGCTTTGCCGCCATGTCAACAGTGATTGCCGTATTCCAAAACATTATTTCCTTTGGTACGGACTTGACGAAGGCCAGCAGAAAAAAGGTAGTTTCCATCAATCTTGTGGCAATCATTCTTCTTTCCCTGCCTTGCGTTTTGGGCTTTAACATATTAAGCGGCATACAACCCCTAGGAGAAGGTTCTTCTATTTTGGATTTTGAGGACTTTATTGTCAGCAACAATATTTTGCCTTTGGGCAGTGTGGTTTATGTTTTATTCTGCTCCATGAAAATAGGCTGGGGTTGGGATAATTTTATGGCTGAGGCCAACAGTGGCAAGGGCTTGAAGTTTCCCAAATCGATTCGTTTTTATATTCAATGGATTTTGCCGTTGATAGTATTGTTTGTATTTATAATGGGTTACAAATCACTGTTTTTTAGCTAA
- a CDS encoding serine dehydratase subunit alpha family protein — translation MDFTQLLKSEIRPALGVTEVGAIALATARAYGAVGGEILYIEVQMNGGLFKNSFSCGIPGTNELGCKMAAALGAVGGKWELGLECLKGINQEHVEKAKKIPVAISIAEDKDTIYIQGEITTTRGVGIARIEGIHDNITYVAGDDEILFQTKKGVEEEEKELVPFDAISIADMVEYASSVSIEELDVIKEMTEMNCKLSQVGAVGVGLAISSTLDAFRKKGILGNDMIYDAQRLTCSAMDARLSGLPDPAMSIVGSGSHGILCSLPVVSYGRNIEASEEAILRAVALSGLVTIYSKHYTGRLSPLCGCVLGGGSGAAAGLVFLMGGGATEVSNAINHMAANLTGMICDGGSIGCSLKASAGVYSAFLSAMLAMNHTAIPQYLGVVGSSAEETVKNLGRISAEGMSGMDRIIIDIMQR, via the coding sequence GTGGACTTTACACAGCTGTTAAAATCTGAAATTCGCCCTGCGTTGGGGGTTACTGAGGTTGGTGCCATTGCCCTTGCAACAGCAAGAGCCTACGGCGCAGTGGGAGGAGAGATACTGTATATCGAGGTACAGATGAACGGAGGTTTGTTTAAAAATTCCTTTTCCTGCGGAATTCCCGGAACAAATGAGCTGGGATGTAAAATGGCGGCGGCTTTGGGTGCAGTCGGTGGCAAGTGGGAATTGGGCTTGGAGTGTTTAAAGGGAATAAACCAAGAGCACGTGGAAAAGGCAAAAAAGATTCCTGTTGCTATTTCAATTGCCGAGGATAAGGATACCATTTATATACAAGGTGAGATAACCACCACTAGGGGTGTTGGCATTGCCCGCATTGAAGGCATCCACGACAATATTACATACGTGGCGGGGGATGATGAAATCCTTTTTCAAACTAAGAAGGGTGTGGAGGAGGAGGAAAAAGAGCTTGTTCCTTTTGATGCCATTTCCATCGCAGATATGGTGGAATATGCATCTTCAGTTTCCATTGAGGAATTAGATGTTATTAAAGAAATGACGGAAATGAACTGCAAGCTTTCCCAAGTGGGTGCAGTTGGTGTTGGCTTGGCAATCAGCTCTACCTTAGATGCATTTCGTAAAAAAGGTATTTTAGGCAATGACATGATTTATGATGCCCAACGGCTTACCTGTTCTGCTATGGATGCAAGGCTATCAGGCCTTCCTGATCCTGCTATGAGTATTGTGGGCAGTGGTTCTCATGGGATATTGTGCTCTTTGCCCGTGGTTTCCTACGGAAGAAATATAGAAGCATCGGAGGAAGCAATTTTGCGGGCTGTTGCGTTGAGCGGTTTAGTTACTATTTACAGCAAGCATTATACAGGCAGACTGTCTCCCCTTTGCGGATGTGTGTTGGGCGGAGGAAGCGGTGCGGCGGCTGGATTGGTTTTCCTCATGGGTGGTGGTGCCACAGAGGTTTCCAACGCAATCAATCATATGGCGGCAAATTTAACGGGTATGATTTGCGACGGTGGGAGTATTGGTTGTTCCCTTAAGGCTTCGGCGGGGGTATATTCCGCCTTTCTCTCAGCGATGCTTGCCATGAATCATACCGCTATTCCCCAATATTTGGGGGTTGTGGGTTCCTCGGCAGAGGAAACGGTGAAGAATTTGGGGCGGATTTCGGCAGAGGGGATGTCTGGTATGGATAGAATCATCATAGATATCATGCAGAGGTAG
- a CDS encoding alanine/glycine:cation symporter family protein — MKEIFDAVNGVFQFVVPIADFMWDFPTNFEWYAAIPILGKLSFAVVLLIGSGIFFTIKTGFIQVTHFKEGLRILTKQRAAAIGITPLAAFFLSSAMRVGPGNILGVTGAISVGGPGALFWMWVSAFFGMATAYMEATLAQIFKEKKGDEFVGGLPFYGKKIMGNRAWVGVALSSIFILYAMFCLPAQAFNVFSSVGSIAQVVTGTTYDRTSALYYFIAVLLIGGTGVLAFGGIKKITKVTDKMVPIMAVIYCLTVVIIALLNFRTIPFFFGAVFKGAFTPEAVFGGFFGTALVQGVKRGLMSNEAGQGTITMSAAASNAEHPCEQGCVQALGVFLDTIIICTLSGFIVVMAQLWNNPTMWEELHGQKLPLYLASITTLTPGTGADSFITLLISLCYGLFAYTCVIGFIIFSEIAANRISQKKSFINFIRILGALVFIPFGAVSVLAGLELDNLWYISDLGNIIIVYCNLPIMFFGAKYAFRATRHYKTKKGEPFTSEVVGISCEYWDQRAKNLGKE, encoded by the coding sequence TTGAAAGAAATATTTGATGCAGTAAATGGGGTGTTTCAATTTGTTGTGCCAATTGCTGACTTTATGTGGGACTTTCCCACAAACTTTGAATGGTACGCAGCCATTCCCATTTTGGGTAAATTGAGCTTTGCAGTGGTTCTGTTGATTGGTTCTGGAATCTTCTTTACCATAAAAACAGGATTTATTCAAGTTACCCATTTTAAAGAAGGCCTTCGCATTCTGACAAAACAAAGGGCGGCGGCAATCGGTATTACGCCATTGGCAGCCTTTTTCCTAAGCTCCGCTATGCGTGTAGGCCCAGGAAATATTCTTGGAGTAACAGGTGCGATTTCCGTTGGTGGACCCGGTGCACTGTTCTGGATGTGGGTAAGTGCCTTTTTTGGTATGGCTACAGCCTATATGGAAGCAACACTGGCGCAAATATTTAAAGAAAAAAAAGGTGATGAATTCGTAGGGGGTCTGCCCTTTTATGGCAAGAAAATCATGGGAAACCGTGCATGGGTAGGTGTGGCGCTATCCTCAATTTTTATTCTTTATGCAATGTTCTGTCTGCCTGCGCAAGCGTTTAATGTGTTTTCTTCTGTGGGGTCTATCGCTCAGGTGGTAACGGGAACTACATATGATAGAACATCAGCCCTTTATTATTTCATTGCGGTTTTACTGATTGGCGGAACAGGCGTCCTTGCCTTTGGCGGCATTAAAAAAATCACAAAGGTGACGGATAAAATGGTGCCCATAATGGCGGTTATTTATTGCCTAACCGTGGTGATTATCGCTTTGTTGAATTTCCGAACCATTCCTTTTTTCTTTGGTGCTGTTTTTAAGGGTGCATTTACCCCCGAGGCTGTGTTTGGCGGTTTTTTTGGTACGGCTTTGGTGCAAGGGGTAAAGCGTGGTCTAATGTCCAACGAGGCAGGTCAGGGTACTATTACTATGTCAGCAGCAGCTTCCAATGCAGAGCATCCTTGCGAACAGGGTTGTGTGCAGGCTTTAGGCGTATTCTTGGATACCATTATTATCTGTACTCTCTCGGGCTTTATTGTTGTTATGGCTCAGCTTTGGAATAATCCAACTATGTGGGAGGAACTGCATGGTCAAAAACTCCCCTTATATTTGGCTTCCATTACTACCCTAACACCGGGAACAGGGGCAGATAGTTTCATAACCCTATTGATCAGCCTGTGCTATGGCCTGTTTGCCTATACCTGTGTAATTGGATTTATCATTTTTTCTGAAATTGCTGCAAACCGCATCAGTCAGAAAAAAAGCTTTATCAATTTTATCCGCATATTAGGTGCGTTAGTGTTTATTCCTTTTGGCGCAGTTTCCGTACTGGCGGGATTGGAATTGGATAATCTTTGGTATATTTCTGATTTAGGAAATATTATCATTGTGTATTGTAACTTACCAATTATGTTTTTTGGTGCTAAGTACGCATTTCGTGCCACTAGGCACTATAAAACAAAAAAGGGTGAGCCTTTTACCTCTGAGGTTGTGGGAATCTCATGCGAATACTGGGATCAACGAGCAAAAAATCTGGGAAAAGAATAA
- a CDS encoding NusG domain II-containing protein → MKKGDKILILVLLVAAICFALFFFLGAEKGGYARITANGEVKAELPLSEDTIYQVETEEGFNIIQIQDGYVSMQEADCRDQICVEHKKIHLTGETIVCLPHKLVVEIIGEKKAAYDMVVG, encoded by the coding sequence ATGAAAAAGGGAGATAAAATTCTCATTTTGGTTCTTCTTGTGGCAGCGATTTGCTTCGCCCTTTTTTTCTTTCTGGGAGCGGAGAAAGGCGGATACGCAAGAATTACTGCCAATGGAGAAGTAAAAGCGGAATTGCCTTTATCTGAGGATACCATATATCAGGTGGAAACTGAGGAAGGCTTTAATATCATACAGATTCAGGATGGTTATGTTTCTATGCAAGAGGCAGATTGCAGAGATCAGATTTGTGTGGAGCATAAAAAGATCCATTTGACAGGGGAGACCATTGTTTGCCTGCCCCATAAATTAGTAGTGGAAATTATTGGGGAAAAGAAAGCTGCGTATGATATGGTGGTGGGATAA
- a CDS encoding Gx transporter family protein — protein sequence MGRKSVAYYGLFAALGILMGYVEMLIPLPLLVPGMKLGLANVIIVIVLYFLDARAAFFISLARVVLSGLMFAGFAGLLYSLSGALFSYCIMVLLKKTDKFSIIGVSIAGGVFHNIGQIIVASLVVENIRLMYYLPFLLIFGLITGAVIGVVARTSLGYLNRRF from the coding sequence ATGGGACGGAAAAGTGTTGCATATTATGGTTTGTTTGCGGCTTTAGGCATACTCATGGGTTATGTAGAGATGCTGATTCCTTTGCCTCTTTTGGTTCCGGGGATGAAGCTTGGCCTTGCCAATGTGATTATTGTTATTGTGTTGTATTTTTTGGATGCTAGGGCGGCTTTTTTTATTTCTCTCGCACGAGTGGTTCTTTCGGGGTTGATGTTTGCGGGTTTTGCCGGTTTGCTATATAGTCTTTCGGGGGCCCTGTTCAGCTATTGCATTATGGTGCTTCTGAAAAAAACAGACAAATTTAGTATCATAGGTGTTAGTATTGCCGGAGGAGTTTTTCATAATATCGGCCAAATTATTGTGGCCTCTTTGGTTGTGGAGAACATTCGGCTGATGTATTATCTGCCATTTTTGCTTATTTTTGGTCTTATCACAGGTGCTGTAATCGGTGTTGTTGCCAGAACAAGCTTAGGATATTTAAATCGTCGTTTTTGA
- a CDS encoding IMP dehydrogenase, with product MAKYFTEPSRTFSEFLLVPGYSSKECTVDNVSLKTPVVRFKKGEKPALEMNIPLTSAVMQAVSDDKMAVALAKEGGISFIFGSQSIESQTAMVARAKAYKAGFVMSDSNISPESTLQDILNLKRKTGHSTVAVTTDGTAQGKLVGIVTSRDYRISRMERDTKVSEFMTPLNQLITAPEGTSLKEANNIIWDNKINQLPIIDKEGRLQYLVFRKDYDSHKENSHELLDKDKRYVIGAGINTRDYMVRIPALVEAGVDILCIDSSEGYSEWQKDALDWVRKNYGDTVKIGAGNVVDREGFRFLADCGADFVKVGIGGGSICITREQKGIGRGQASAVIEVAEARDEYFKETGIYIPICSDGGIVYDYHMTLALAMGADFIMLGRYFARFDESPTNKVNINGSYMKEYWGEGSARARNWQRYDMGGDENLSFEEGVDSYVPYAGSLRDNVGLSLKKVKSTMCNCGVLSIPELQEKAKITVISTTSLVEGGAHDVLLKDNSLNFK from the coding sequence ATGGCGAAATACTTTACGGAACCATCCAGAACCTTTAGCGAATTTTTACTGGTACCGGGTTACTCATCAAAGGAATGTACAGTGGATAATGTGAGTTTAAAAACCCCCGTGGTGAGATTCAAAAAAGGTGAAAAACCCGCTTTGGAGATGAATATTCCCTTAACTTCCGCGGTTATGCAGGCAGTATCTGACGACAAAATGGCGGTGGCTCTGGCGAAGGAAGGCGGTATTTCCTTTATTTTCGGTTCTCAGAGTATAGAAAGTCAAACGGCGATGGTAGCAAGAGCAAAGGCTTATAAAGCAGGTTTTGTTATGAGCGATTCTAACATTAGCCCCGAGAGCACTTTACAGGATATTTTAAACTTGAAGCGCAAAACAGGCCATTCTACCGTTGCGGTAACCACTGACGGCACTGCCCAGGGAAAATTAGTGGGTATTGTGACCAGCAGAGATTATAGAATCAGCCGTATGGAGAGAGATACAAAGGTAAGCGAGTTTATGACACCTTTGAATCAGTTGATTACAGCACCTGAGGGTACAAGCCTGAAGGAAGCAAACAACATTATTTGGGATAACAAAATTAATCAGTTGCCCATTATTGACAAAGAGGGCAGACTGCAATATTTGGTTTTCCGTAAGGATTATGACAGCCATAAGGAAAATTCCCATGAGCTTTTAGATAAGGATAAGAGATATGTGATTGGTGCGGGAATTAACACCAGAGATTATATGGTAAGAATACCTGCTTTGGTTGAAGCTGGTGTTGATATTCTTTGTATCGACTCCTCAGAGGGCTATTCCGAATGGCAGAAGGACGCCTTGGATTGGGTACGTAAAAACTATGGCGACACCGTGAAAATCGGCGCAGGCAACGTGGTAGATAGAGAGGGCTTCCGTTTCTTGGCAGATTGTGGTGCAGATTTCGTGAAGGTTGGTATCGGCGGCGGCTCTATTTGTATCACCAGAGAACAAAAGGGTATTGGTCGTGGACAGGCTTCCGCGGTTATTGAGGTTGCAGAGGCTAGGGATGAATACTTTAAAGAGACGGGTATTTATATTCCTATCTGCTCCGACGGTGGCATTGTTTATGATTATCATATGACTTTAGCTTTGGCTATGGGTGCAGATTTTATCATGTTGGGCAGATATTTTGCTCGTTTTGACGAAAGCCCTACAAATAAAGTAAACATCAATGGTAGCTACATGAAGGAATATTGGGGCGAAGGTTCCGCCCGTGCAAGAAACTGGCAGAGATACGACATGGGTGGTGACGAGAATCTATCCTTTGAAGAAGGCGTAGATTCCTATGTACCTTATGCAGGTAGTCTGCGTGATAACGTAGGTCTATCCTTGAAGAAGGTAAAATCCACCATGTGTAATTGTGGTGTGCTCTCTATTCCTGAATTGCAGGAGAAGGCAAAGATCACCGTAATTTCTACTACAAGCTTGGTAGAAGGCGGCGCTCACGATGTATTGTTGAAAGATAACAGCTTAAATTTTAAATAA
- a CDS encoding ferredoxin, translating to MKAYVNEKCIGCGLCVTLCGDVFSMDDSGLAKAIPENVPPSTEAMVIEAKTNCPAIAIETTGH from the coding sequence ATGAAAGCATATGTAAATGAAAAATGCATCGGTTGCGGCCTTTGTGTTACCCTTTGTGGTGATGTTTTTTCTATGGACGACAGCGGTCTGGCGAAAGCGATTCCTGAAAATGTTCCACCAAGTACAGAAGCTATGGTCATTGAAGCAAAAACAAACTGTCCCGCCATTGCAATTGAAACAACCGGTCATTAA
- a CDS encoding DUF805 domain-containing protein: MQCYIEIIKKYAVFKGRESRRTFWYFVLFNFIFSLIIYFIDKIVHSDILSTIYSLAVFLPSLGASIRRLHDINKSGWWVLLSMIPLAFFLIVIPLAFVSKTAALGGLILISLLCLACSIWLIVLEATPGTPGENKYGEPV; this comes from the coding sequence ATGCAATGCTACATAGAAATTATTAAAAAATATGCCGTTTTTAAAGGACGTGAGAGCAGGCGAACATTCTGGTATTTTGTATTATTTAATTTTATTTTCTCTCTTATCATCTACTTCATAGATAAAATCGTGCATTCGGATATTTTATCAACAATTTATTCTCTTGCGGTTTTTTTGCCCAGTCTTGGAGCGTCTATAAGAAGATTACATGATATTAATAAATCCGGCTGGTGGGTTTTACTTTCAATGATTCCCCTTGCATTCTTTCTAATTGTCATACCTCTGGCCTTTGTGTCTAAGACCGCAGCATTAGGAGGATTAATTTTAATTTCATTACTTTGTCTTGCATGTAGTATTTGGCTCATTGTTTTAGAAGCAACCCCAGGTACACCAGGAGAAAATAAGTACGGCGAACCTGTATAA
- a CDS encoding cation-translocating P-type ATPase, translating to MDKLWMRKKEELFREYETSKHGLSGEDAEKRLEKHGENKLREGKRKGIVQVFFEQFADLLVVILIVAAIISALTGGMEGTIVIITVLILNAILGTVQHFKAEKSLESLKAMSAPNARVIRDGEKMEVPAVKLVPGDILLLEAGDVAAADGRILENHSLQVSESALTGESENVNKSADLIEKEELPLGDRLNMVFSGSLISYGRAVVLVTGTGMETEIGKIANLMESAQEKATPLQRSLDDFSKKLSFVILAICVVVFGLGVWRGQALADALMFAVALAVAAIPEALSSIVTIGLAIGTQKMAKENAIIKNLRAVESLGCVSVICSDKTGTLTQNKMTVQKVFTLSGTTDADDVDCDKKQHRELIVTGVLCNDGAISGDAKIGDPTETALLSFCRKTGGHEGDIRGDYPRLGELPFDSDRKLMSTLHQLDGKILMMTKGAPDVLLSRCNKIVENDTNREITQKDLDRIIAENQALSSQGLRVLAFGKKEIGEQRRLTLEDERDLTFIGLIAMMDPPRLESAPAVADCLRAGIRPVMITGDHKVTASAIAKEIGILQEGDRAVEGAELEHISDEELRDMVKEISVYARVSPEHKIRIVRAWQENGYIAAMTGDGVNDAPALKQADIGIAMGITGTEVSKDAAAMILTDDNFATIVKAVGNGRNVYANIKNSIQFLLSGNLAGIITVLFTSLLGLPLPFTAVQLLFINLLTDSLPALAVNMEKPTGDLLNDKPRNPKESILTRDFVKRLVLQGGLIAVVTIIAFYVGLGENPGLASTMAFATLCLARLFHGFNCRGIRSIFRLPNNPYSYGAFAIGGALLMSVLLFSGLHQLFDINNALTATHILQIVGLAFVPTLIIQLERLARGR from the coding sequence ATGGATAAACTTTGGATGAGAAAAAAGGAGGAGCTATTCCGTGAATACGAAACCTCAAAGCATGGGCTTTCGGGGGAAGATGCGGAAAAGCGGCTGGAGAAGCATGGGGAAAATAAGCTGAGGGAAGGAAAGCGTAAGGGCATTGTTCAAGTGTTTTTTGAGCAATTTGCAGATCTTTTGGTAGTCATTTTAATTGTAGCCGCCATCATTTCCGCATTAACAGGGGGAATGGAAGGTACCATTGTTATTATCACTGTATTGATTTTAAATGCAATTCTAGGTACGGTGCAGCATTTTAAGGCAGAAAAATCTTTGGAAAGTCTAAAGGCAATGTCTGCGCCCAATGCAAGAGTGATTCGTGATGGGGAAAAGATGGAGGTTCCTGCCGTAAAGCTTGTTCCCGGTGATATTCTGCTTTTGGAAGCAGGGGATGTTGCGGCGGCAGATGGTCGTATTTTGGAAAATCATTCTTTACAGGTCAGCGAAAGTGCTCTGACAGGTGAATCTGAAAACGTAAATAAATCTGCAGATTTAATTGAAAAAGAGGAGCTTCCCTTGGGAGACCGCTTAAATATGGTTTTTAGTGGTTCGTTGATTTCTTATGGTCGTGCTGTTGTTTTGGTAACAGGTACGGGAATGGAAACGGAAATCGGCAAGATTGCCAATTTAATGGAATCTGCCCAGGAAAAAGCAACACCACTGCAACGAAGCTTAGACGATTTCTCCAAAAAGCTTTCTTTTGTCATCCTGGCAATTTGTGTGGTTGTGTTTGGTCTTGGTGTATGGCGTGGTCAAGCTTTAGCAGATGCATTGATGTTTGCTGTGGCTTTGGCGGTGGCGGCCATTCCTGAGGCGCTAAGTTCTATTGTGACCATTGGGTTGGCAATTGGTACCCAAAAAATGGCGAAAGAAAATGCTATTATTAAAAACCTCCGTGCTGTGGAAAGTTTGGGTTGTGTTTCCGTAATCTGTTCAGATAAAACAGGTACCTTAACCCAGAATAAAATGACGGTGCAAAAAGTCTTTACCCTTAGCGGCACCACGGATGCAGATGATGTGGATTGTGATAAAAAACAGCATAGAGAGCTCATTGTAACAGGGGTGCTTTGTAACGATGGGGCAATCAGCGGAGATGCCAAAATAGGTGATCCCACGGAAACGGCTTTGCTCAGTTTTTGTCGTAAAACAGGTGGCCATGAGGGGGATATTAGAGGGGATTATCCTCGTCTGGGTGAGCTTCCTTTTGATTCCGACCGAAAGCTTATGTCTACCTTGCACCAACTTGACGGGAAAATTTTGATGATGACAAAGGGTGCCCCTGATGTCTTACTTTCCAGATGCAATAAAATTGTGGAAAATGATACTAATAGGGAAATCACCCAAAAGGATTTGGATAGAATTATTGCCGAAAATCAGGCGCTTTCTTCCCAAGGATTGCGAGTTTTGGCTTTTGGGAAAAAGGAGATTGGAGAACAGCGCCGTTTGACTTTAGAAGATGAACGGGATTTAACCTTTATTGGTTTGATTGCCATGATGGATCCTCCCCGATTGGAATCTGCCCCTGCCGTTGCCGACTGTCTGCGAGCAGGCATTCGCCCCGTTATGATTACGGGGGATCATAAGGTAACTGCTTCTGCCATTGCAAAGGAAATCGGTATTTTGCAGGAAGGAGACAGAGCCGTTGAAGGTGCAGAATTGGAGCATATCAGTGATGAAGAATTGCGGGATATGGTGAAAGAAATTTCTGTGTATGCCCGTGTTTCTCCCGAGCATAAAATCAGAATTGTTCGAGCTTGGCAGGAAAATGGCTATATTGCGGCAATGACTGGTGACGGTGTAAACGATGCCCCTGCGCTGAAGCAGGCGGATATCGGTATTGCCATGGGTATCACGGGTACTGAGGTATCTAAGGATGCGGCGGCAATGATTTTAACGGATGATAACTTTGCAACGATTGTAAAAGCTGTGGGCAACGGACGAAACGTGTATGCAAATATCAAAAATTCAATTCAATTTTTGCTTTCTGGTAACCTTGCGGGGATTATTACAGTATTGTTTACTTCCTTACTGGGATTGCCATTGCCCTTTACAGCAGTACAGCTGTTGTTTATCAATTTGCTGACAGATAGTTTGCCTGCGTTGGCAGTTAATATGGAAAAACCAACAGGGGATTTATTGAACGACAAACCAAGAAACCCAAAAGAAAGCATTTTAACACGGGATTTTGTAAAAAGATTGGTGTTGCAGGGTGGTTTGATTGCTGTCGTGACCATAATAGCCTTTTATGTTGGTTTAGGGGAGAATCCCGGTTTGGCATCTACCATGGCATTTGCTACCCTTTGTTTGGCTCGTTTATTCCATGGGTTCAATTGCAGAGGAATACGCTCTATCTTCCGTCTGCCCAATAACCCTTATAGTTATGGTGCCTTTGCCATTGGCGGTGCTTTGTTAATGTCAGTGCTGCTGTTTTCTGGTTTGCATCAATTATTTGACATCAATAATGCTTTGACAGCTACACATATTTTGCAGATTGTAGGTCTTGCATTTGTGCCTACGCTGATTATTCAGTTGGAACGTTTGGCAAGAGGAAGATGA